One segment of Clostridium ljungdahlii DSM 13528 DNA contains the following:
- the proC gene encoding pyrroline-5-carboxylate reductase yields the protein MNKNIGFIGCGNMAQAIIGGIVKSGLINSKNIMASNRSYEKLKSTEEKYGILTAKSNDEVARFSDLLFLSVKPNVYKKVIEEIKDEIKKDVVIVTIAAGVDIKSVEGWFEKKLPIIRTMPNTSAQVGESMTAVCVNDVVKEEDLSFTLDIFKSLGKAEIVDEKLMDAVVGVSGSSGAYVYMFIEALADGAVLSGMTRKMAYEFAAQSVLGAAKMVLETGQHPGILKDNVCSPAGTTIDAVYSLEKNNFRGTVIEAVKKCTEKSIEMSKRV from the coding sequence ATGAACAAAAATATTGGATTTATCGGATGTGGAAACATGGCTCAAGCTATAATTGGCGGAATAGTAAAGTCAGGATTAATTAACAGTAAAAATATAATGGCAAGTAATAGATCTTATGAAAAACTTAAATCTACTGAAGAGAAATACGGAATTTTGACAGCTAAAAGCAATGATGAAGTGGCTAGATTTTCAGATTTGCTTTTTTTGAGTGTAAAACCAAACGTATATAAGAAAGTTATAGAAGAAATAAAAGATGAAATAAAAAAAGATGTAGTTATTGTTACTATAGCTGCAGGTGTAGATATTAAATCTGTAGAAGGATGGTTCGAAAAGAAATTACCTATAATAAGAACCATGCCAAATACCTCTGCTCAAGTAGGTGAGAGTATGACTGCAGTATGTGTTAATGATGTAGTTAAAGAAGAAGATTTAAGTTTTACGCTGGATATTTTTAAAAGCTTAGGAAAAGCGGAAATAGTAGATGAAAAACTTATGGATGCAGTTGTAGGTGTAAGTGGATCTTCAGGTGCCTATGTATATATGTTTATAGAAGCACTGGCAGATGGTGCAGTTTTAAGTGGAATGACAAGAAAAATGGCCTATGAATTTGCAGCACAGTCAGTTTTAGGTGCAGCAAAGATGGTACTTGAGACAGGACAGCATCCGGGAATACTCAAGGATAATGTATGTTCTCCAGCAGGTACAACTATAGATGCAGTTTATTCACTTGAAAAAAATAACTTTAGGGGAACGGTTATTGAAGCTGTGAAAAAATGTACAGAAAAATCAATTGAAATGTCAAAGCGTGTTTGA
- a CDS encoding carbon starvation CstA family protein, whose protein sequence is MNSIVLVIIGALVLVAGYRIYGSFVAAKVLALDETREVPSKKFEDGHDYVPTNKWILLGHHFAAIAGAGPLIGPVLAAQFGYLPGTLWILIGGVLGGAVHDMVILFASVRQDGQSIAEIARKNLGERMGYITSISVIFILIITMAGLGLPIVNSLNNSPWGTFTVGFTIPVALFIGIYLKFLRPGKIAEGTIIGMVLILLGVILGPTVQHSALAPYLTFNVKQMSLILAAYGFCAAVLPVWLLLLPRDYLSTYMKLGVMLVLAIGIIFVRPELQMPAITKFVNGGGPIVSGKVFPFVFITIACGALSGFHSLIGSGTTPKLISNERDILPIGFGSMLLESFIALMALIAATCLPTADYFAINSAPAVFAKLGMIPKELPMLQQLVGENLAGRTGGSVSLAVGMSYVFYQIPGLKGLMSYWYHFCIMFEALFILTTIDSGTRIGRYLLQDLIGKFCKPLAKKDSWFNIIFFSLLMSVCWGYLLYTGNISTIWPLFGVANQSLAAIAFAIGTSVLIRMGKKKYMPITVIPMAFISVATLTASIENMTGNYIPHGNTTLTVLSLIVMAILIVILYESIRHWVIDLKSGKYNNTPENSAV, encoded by the coding sequence ATGAATTCTATAGTACTAGTAATTATAGGGGCTCTTGTATTAGTCGCGGGCTACAGAATATACGGATCATTTGTAGCGGCAAAAGTTCTAGCATTAGATGAAACAAGAGAGGTTCCGTCTAAAAAGTTCGAAGATGGACATGATTATGTACCAACTAACAAATGGATACTTCTTGGCCATCATTTTGCTGCAATTGCAGGTGCTGGGCCACTCATAGGACCAGTTTTGGCAGCACAATTCGGATATCTTCCAGGTACACTTTGGATTTTAATAGGTGGTGTACTAGGCGGTGCCGTTCACGACATGGTTATCTTATTTGCTTCAGTTAGACAAGACGGACAATCTATTGCCGAAATTGCCAGGAAAAATCTTGGTGAACGAATGGGTTACATTACATCAATTTCAGTTATATTCATACTCATAATAACAATGGCAGGTCTTGGACTTCCTATAGTAAACTCTCTTAACAACAGTCCATGGGGAACGTTTACAGTTGGCTTTACTATCCCAGTGGCACTTTTTATAGGTATTTATCTTAAATTCTTAAGACCAGGTAAAATAGCTGAAGGTACAATTATTGGTATGGTACTTATATTACTTGGAGTTATTTTAGGACCAACTGTTCAGCATTCAGCCTTAGCACCATATCTTACTTTCAATGTAAAACAAATGTCACTTATACTTGCAGCTTATGGTTTTTGTGCAGCTGTACTTCCTGTATGGCTTTTATTACTGCCAAGAGATTATTTAAGTACTTATATGAAACTTGGAGTTATGCTTGTCCTTGCAATAGGTATTATATTTGTAAGACCAGAACTTCAGATGCCTGCTATCACTAAATTTGTAAATGGCGGAGGTCCTATAGTTTCAGGTAAAGTATTCCCATTTGTATTTATAACCATTGCCTGTGGTGCTCTATCAGGTTTCCATTCATTAATAGGTTCTGGTACTACACCTAAACTTATTTCAAATGAAAGGGATATACTTCCTATAGGTTTCGGTTCTATGCTTCTAGAATCCTTTATAGCTTTAATGGCATTAATTGCTGCAACTTGTCTTCCAACAGCTGATTACTTTGCTATAAATTCAGCACCAGCTGTATTTGCAAAACTAGGTATGATTCCAAAAGAACTTCCTATGCTGCAGCAGCTAGTAGGAGAAAACTTGGCAGGAAGAACTGGTGGATCTGTATCTCTCGCAGTTGGTATGTCCTACGTATTCTATCAGATTCCTGGACTTAAAGGATTGATGTCTTACTGGTATCATTTTTGTATAATGTTTGAAGCATTATTTATACTTACAACTATAGACTCAGGTACTAGAATAGGTAGATACTTACTTCAAGATTTAATCGGTAAGTTCTGCAAGCCTCTTGCAAAAAAAGATTCTTGGTTTAACATAATATTCTTTAGTTTGCTTATGTCTGTATGTTGGGGTTATCTATTGTATACAGGTAATATATCCACTATCTGGCCTCTATTTGGTGTAGCAAACCAAAGCTTAGCAGCTATAGCCTTTGCAATAGGTACTTCAGTACTTATAAGAATGGGCAAAAAGAAATACATGCCAATTACAGTAATACCAATGGCATTTATAAGTGTGGCAACCTTAACAGCTTCAATTGAAAATATGACTGGCAACTACATTCCACATGGTAACACTACACTTACAGTATTATCTCTAATCGTTATGGCCATATTGATAGTCATACTTTACGAAAGTATCAGACACTGGGTTATAGATTTAAAATCAGGAAAGTACAACAATACACCTGAAAATAGCGCAGTTTAA
- a CDS encoding insulinase family protein gives MDLGKTYNGFKLLEKERLDEINSEGMLFEHEKSGARLFFLKNEDDNKVFSISFRTPPDDSRGVPHILEHSVLCGSRKFPVKEPFVELVKGSLNTFLNAMTFPDKTMYPVASVNDKDFVNLMDVYLDAVFYPNIYKYSEIMMQEGWHYELDSKDQDLTYKGVVYNEMKGAFSSPESILLRKMMESLYPDTQYGVESGGDPDVIPELTQQQFVEFHNKYYHPSNSYIYLYGNMDIMEKLKFLDEEYLSNFTRKNVDSTILNQAAFSSERQMTIKYPISSSEREEDKTFLSMNYSVGKAVDSELYLAFDILEHLLLETPSSPLKKALIDANIGKDVFGVFEPSMLQPMLGIVCKNSNESEKDKFKQVVETTLKDMVNKGIDKKLVEASLNIKEFQLREADYRGYPKGLIYGMKSMDSWLYGEKPWIHLNYEKVLDKIKSELDNNYFEKLIDKYILKNNHKSMVIVKPEKGLEEKKEKALKEKLGNFKKKLSDSELEKIIQDTQKLKKRQESGDSKEDLMKIPLLSISDIDPKAKRLKLEEKEEDKVKVLFYPTFTNGIYYLNLYFDSNTVKEELIPYISLLSAVLGKVSTENCYYEELAKEINIYTGGIGYSAQSFGENGNSHKFYPKFVVRSKVLVDNLPKLISILNDVINHTKFEEKKRLREIIQETKSRIEMAIFERGHVVAANHVSSYFSPISKYEDMLSGLEFYKFISDLEKNFDSKSEEISKKLEEVSNNIFNKNNLTVNITCGEKDYGNFKSASKDLFHELKDNEICKVEYNFDLKPKNEGLMTSSKVQYVAKAYNYIDLGYSYSGSLQVLRSIANYEYLWNQVRVQGGAYGSFASFQRNGNMFFTSYRDPNLKHTVEVYDNASKFFANFKADSRQMTKYIIGTISDLDFPLSPSMKGERAAENYIRHISYDDLQKEREEILSTKPEDIAGFAELISSVMNKNNVCVLGNEQKIKENKDIFNNMVSLFE, from the coding sequence ATGGATTTAGGAAAAACATACAATGGCTTTAAATTACTAGAGAAGGAAAGATTAGATGAGATAAATTCTGAGGGAATGCTTTTTGAACATGAAAAAAGTGGTGCTAGATTATTTTTCCTAAAAAATGAAGATGACAATAAAGTATTCTCAATAAGCTTTAGGACGCCACCGGATGACAGCAGAGGTGTTCCACATATACTTGAACATTCTGTATTGTGTGGTTCAAGAAAATTTCCTGTAAAAGAACCTTTTGTAGAACTAGTAAAGGGTTCTCTCAATACTTTTTTAAATGCGATGACATTTCCAGATAAAACAATGTATCCTGTAGCGAGTGTTAATGACAAGGATTTTGTAAATCTTATGGACGTATATTTGGATGCAGTTTTTTATCCTAATATATACAAGTATTCAGAAATCATGATGCAGGAAGGGTGGCATTATGAACTTGACAGCAAAGACCAAGACTTAACTTATAAAGGTGTAGTATACAATGAAATGAAAGGTGCCTTTTCATCGCCAGAGTCCATACTTCTTAGAAAAATGATGGAATCTCTCTATCCAGATACTCAATATGGAGTAGAATCTGGAGGAGATCCGGATGTGATACCGGAACTAACCCAACAGCAGTTTGTAGAATTTCATAATAAGTATTATCATCCATCAAATAGTTATATATATTTGTATGGTAACATGGACATTATGGAAAAACTGAAATTTTTAGATGAAGAGTATTTAAGTAACTTTACTAGAAAAAATGTAGATTCTACTATATTAAATCAGGCTGCTTTTAGTAGTGAGAGACAGATGACAATTAAATATCCTATTTCAAGTAGTGAAAGAGAAGAAGATAAAACATTTTTAAGTATGAATTATTCGGTGGGAAAAGCTGTGGACAGTGAGTTGTACCTAGCTTTTGACATACTGGAGCATTTACTTTTAGAAACTCCATCTTCACCTTTAAAAAAGGCACTAATCGATGCCAATATAGGAAAGGATGTATTTGGAGTATTTGAACCGAGTATGCTTCAGCCTATGCTTGGAATAGTATGTAAAAATTCTAATGAAAGTGAAAAAGATAAATTTAAGCAGGTAGTTGAAACTACTTTAAAGGATATGGTTAATAAGGGTATCGATAAAAAGCTTGTAGAAGCCTCTTTGAATATAAAGGAATTTCAGCTTAGAGAAGCAGATTATAGGGGATATCCTAAGGGACTAATATATGGAATGAAGTCTATGGATAGCTGGTTGTATGGTGAAAAACCATGGATTCACCTAAATTATGAGAAAGTATTGGATAAGATAAAATCTGAATTAGACAACAATTATTTTGAAAAACTTATAGATAAATATATTTTAAAAAACAACCATAAGTCTATGGTAATAGTCAAACCTGAAAAGGGTCTTGAAGAAAAGAAGGAAAAAGCACTAAAGGAAAAGCTAGGTAATTTTAAAAAGAAACTTTCAGACAGTGAATTAGAAAAGATAATACAAGATACTCAAAAATTGAAAAAGAGACAGGAAAGTGGAGACAGCAAGGAAGATTTGATGAAAATACCACTTTTGTCCATATCAGATATAGATCCAAAGGCCAAGAGATTGAAACTTGAAGAAAAGGAAGAGGATAAAGTAAAAGTACTATTTTATCCGACATTTACCAATGGAATTTATTATTTAAACCTTTATTTTGATAGTAATACAGTAAAGGAAGAACTTATTCCATATATATCACTTTTAAGTGCGGTACTTGGAAAAGTCAGCACTGAAAATTGTTATTATGAAGAATTGGCCAAAGAAATAAATATATATACAGGTGGAATAGGTTATTCTGCTCAATCTTTTGGAGAAAATGGAAATAGCCACAAATTTTATCCTAAGTTTGTAGTAAGATCAAAGGTTCTTGTGGATAATTTACCAAAGTTAATTTCAATATTGAATGATGTAATAAATCATACAAAATTTGAAGAAAAGAAGAGATTGAGAGAAATAATTCAGGAAACTAAATCTAGAATAGAGATGGCTATTTTTGAAAGAGGCCATGTAGTAGCTGCAAATCATGTTTCATCTTATTTTTCACCTATAAGTAAATATGAAGATATGCTCAGTGGTTTAGAGTTTTATAAATTTATATCAGATTTAGAAAAGAATTTTGATAGTAAGTCAGAGGAAATAAGCAAAAAATTAGAGGAAGTTTCAAATAATATATTTAATAAAAATAACTTGACTGTAAATATAACTTGTGGTGAGAAAGATTATGGTAATTTTAAAAGTGCTTCTAAGGATTTATTTCATGAATTAAAAGATAATGAGATATGTAAAGTAGAGTATAATTTTGATTTGAAGCCTAAAAATGAAGGACTTATGACGTCATCTAAAGTTCAATATGTAGCTAAAGCTTATAACTATATAGATCTTGGATACTCTTATAGTGGAAGTCTTCAGGTATTGAGATCCATAGCTAATTATGAATATTTATGGAATCAGGTAAGAGTTCAAGGAGGAGCTTACGGAAGCTTTGCATCTTTTCAGAGAAATGGAAACATGTTTTTTACATCCTATAGAGATCCGAATTTGAAACATACTGTTGAGGTATATGATAATGCAAGTAAGTTCTTTGCGAACTTTAAGGCAGACAGCAGACAGATGACCAAATATATAATAGGTACTATATCAGATTTGGATTTTCCACTGTCACCTTCTATGAAGGGAGAACGTGCTGCTGAGAACTATATAAGACACATAAGTTATGATGACCTACAAAAGGAAAGAGAAGAAATACTAAGCACTAAGCCTGAGGACATAGCAGGATTTGCAGAACTTATTTCCAGTGTAATGAATAAAAATAATGTATGTGTACTTGGAAATGAACAAAAAATAAAAGAAAATAAAGATATCTTTAATAATATGGTTAGTTTGTTTGAATAG
- a CDS encoding carbon starvation CstA family protein, whose product MNSIVLVIIGALVLVIGYRLYGSFLAAKVLVLDETREVPAKKFEDGHDYLPTNKWMLLGQHFAAIAGAGPLIGPVLAAQFGYLPGTLWILIGGVLAGGVHDMVILFASVRQDGQSIAEIARKNLGERMGYITSISVIFILIITMAGLGLPIVNSLASSPWGTFTVGFTIPVSIFIGIYLKFIRPGKIGEGTIIGMALILLGVILGPTIQSSALAPYLTFNVKQMSLILAIYGFCAAVLPVWLLLIPRGYLSTYMKIGVMVALVVGIVLVRPELQMPALTKFVNGGGPIVPGKVFPFIFITIACGALSGFHSLISTGTTPKLIANEKDILAVGYGSMIIESFIALMALIAATCLPTADYFAINSTPALFAKLGMVPKELPMLQQLVGENLVGRTGGSVSLAVGMSYVFYKIPGLKGLMSYWYHFCIMFEALFILTTIDSGTRIGRYLFQDLFGKFCKPLAKQDSWFNIIFFSLLMSFCWGYLLCTGNISTIWPLFGVANQSLSAIAFAIGTSVLIRMGKRKYIPITIIPMAFISVATLTASVENITGNYIPNHKTALTVLSIILIAIVIIILYESIRHWIKDLKSGDYDNPQEEKIVG is encoded by the coding sequence ATGAACTCTATAGTACTAGTAATTATAGGAGCTTTAGTTTTAGTTATAGGCTACAGACTTTATGGATCATTTTTAGCTGCAAAGGTCTTAGTTCTAGACGAAACAAGAGAAGTTCCCGCTAAAAAATTTGAGGATGGACATGACTATTTGCCTACAAACAAATGGATGCTTTTAGGTCAGCACTTTGCAGCCATTGCCGGTGCTGGACCACTTATAGGACCAGTTTTAGCAGCACAATTTGGATATCTTCCAGGTACACTTTGGATTTTAATAGGTGGTGTACTAGCTGGAGGTGTTCACGATATGGTTATATTGTTTGCTTCAGTTAGACAAGATGGTCAATCAATAGCCGAAATTGCAAGAAAAAATTTAGGCGAAAGAATGGGTTATATTACATCAATTTCTGTCATTTTTATACTAATAATTACTATGGCGGGCCTTGGGCTTCCAATAGTAAACTCTCTTGCCAGTAGTCCATGGGGAACTTTTACCGTAGGTTTTACTATTCCGGTCTCAATATTCATAGGTATTTATCTTAAATTTATAAGACCAGGTAAAATAGGTGAAGGTACTATAATTGGTATGGCACTTATATTATTAGGAGTTATTTTAGGACCAACTATCCAAAGTTCAGCACTTGCTCCATATTTAACTTTTAATGTAAAGCAAATGTCACTTATACTTGCTATATATGGTTTCTGTGCAGCTGTTCTTCCTGTATGGCTCTTACTTATTCCAAGAGGTTACCTAAGCACTTACATGAAAATTGGAGTTATGGTGGCACTTGTAGTAGGTATTGTACTTGTAAGACCAGAACTTCAAATGCCTGCTCTTACTAAATTTGTAAATGGTGGAGGACCTATAGTTCCAGGTAAAGTATTTCCATTTATATTTATAACTATAGCCTGTGGTGCTCTATCTGGTTTCCATTCATTGATAAGTACTGGTACAACCCCTAAGCTTATTGCCAATGAAAAGGACATTTTAGCTGTTGGTTATGGATCAATGATTATAGAATCTTTCATAGCTTTAATGGCATTAATTGCTGCAACTTGCCTTCCAACTGCTGATTACTTTGCTATAAATTCAACACCAGCTTTATTTGCAAAACTAGGTATGGTTCCAAAAGAACTCCCTATGCTGCAGCAGTTAGTAGGAGAAAACTTAGTAGGAAGAACTGGCGGTTCAGTATCATTAGCTGTTGGTATGTCTTATGTATTCTATAAAATTCCTGGACTTAAGGGATTGATGTCTTACTGGTATCATTTCTGCATAATGTTTGAAGCATTATTTATACTTACTACTATAGACTCAGGTACTAGAATAGGAAGATATTTATTTCAGGATTTATTCGGGAAATTCTGTAAGCCTCTTGCCAAACAAGACTCCTGGTTTAACATAATATTCTTCAGTTTGCTTATGTCTTTCTGTTGGGGATACTTACTGTGTACAGGTAATATATCTACAATATGGCCTCTATTTGGTGTGGCAAATCAAAGTTTGTCAGCTATAGCCTTTGCAATAGGTACTTCAGTACTTATAAGAATGGGCAAGAGAAAGTATATACCTATTACAATAATCCCTATGGCATTTATAAGTGTAGCTACTTTAACTGCATCAGTTGAAAATATAACAGGAAACTATATTCCAAATCATAAAACTGCACTTACAGTTTTATCTATAATTCTCATAGCTATAGTAATAATTATACTTTATGAAAGCATAAGACACTGGATTAAAGATTTAAAATCCGGAGATTATGATAATCCTCAAGAAGAAAAAATAGTTGGATAA
- a CDS encoding patatin-like phospholipase family protein codes for MEGIGLVLEGGGMRGLYTAGVLDFFMEKNLYFPYVIGVSMGACNACSYISRQKGRNKKININYVNDSRYLSCRNLIFKKGLFGVDFIFDEIPNKLEIFDKKSFYNANEKFIITTTDCDKGEPVYFDKNQCLDEEIFNVIRASSSLPFMASIVKFRGMNLLDGGISDPIPIKKSIKDGNNKNVIILTRNKDYVKKPFRMKFLANKIYYNYKGLVNAMVDRHKKYNNTLSYIEQLEREGKVFVIRPKEQLKVRRIEKDKNKLTELYNQGYKEASQCYDKLEKWIVG; via the coding sequence ATGGAAGGTATAGGATTAGTTTTAGAAGGCGGAGGTATGAGAGGATTATACACTGCTGGAGTATTAGACTTTTTTATGGAGAAAAATTTGTATTTCCCTTATGTTATAGGAGTATCCATGGGAGCTTGTAATGCATGTTCATACATTTCAAGACAAAAGGGAAGAAACAAAAAGATAAACATAAACTATGTGAATGATTCCAGATATTTGAGCTGCAGAAATTTGATATTTAAAAAGGGACTTTTTGGAGTAGATTTTATATTTGATGAAATACCAAATAAACTAGAGATATTTGATAAAAAATCTTTCTATAATGCAAATGAAAAATTTATAATAACAACTACAGACTGCGATAAAGGTGAACCTGTATATTTTGATAAAAATCAATGTTTAGATGAAGAAATATTTAATGTGATAAGAGCTTCTAGCAGCTTACCCTTTATGGCTTCTATAGTAAAATTTAGGGGGATGAATTTATTAGATGGAGGAATCTCAGATCCCATACCTATAAAAAAATCTATAAAAGATGGGAATAATAAAAATGTAATTATCTTAACTAGAAATAAAGATTATGTAAAAAAGCCTTTTAGGATGAAATTTTTAGCGAACAAAATATACTATAATTATAAAGGGTTAGTGAATGCAATGGTAGACAGACATAAAAAATACAACAATACTTTAAGCTATATAGAACAACTTGAAAGAGAAGGAAAGGTATTTGTGATAAGGCCTAAAGAGCAGCTTAAAGTTAGGAGAATAGAAAAAGATAAAAATAAACTCACTGAACTATATAATCAAGGGTATAAAGAAGCTTCACAGTGTTATGATAAATTAGAGAAATGGATTGTGGGGTAA